The following proteins are co-located in the Pyrococcus abyssi GE5 genome:
- the gdhA gene encoding glutamate dehydrogenase has translation MVEQDPFEIAVKQLERAAQYMKISEEALEFLKRPQRIVEVTIPVEMDDGSVKVFTGFRVQYNWARGPTKGGIRWHPEETLSTVKALAAWMTWKTAVMDLPYGGGKGGIIVDPKKLSDREKERLARGYIRAIYDVISPYEDIPAPDVYTNPQIMAWMMDEYETIARRKTPAFGIITGKPLSIGGSLGRNEATARGASYTIREAAKVLGWDDLKGKTIAIQGYGNAGYYLAKIMSEDYGMKVVAVSDSKGGIYNPDGLNADEVLKWKREHGSVKDFPGATNITNEELLELEVDVLAPAAIEEVITKKNADNIKAKIVAEVANGPVTPEADEILFEKGILQIPDFLCNAGGVTVSYFEWVQNITGYYWTLEEVREKLDKKMTKAFYDVYNTAKEKNIHMRDAAYVVAVQRVYQAMLDRGWVKH, from the coding sequence ATGGTTGAGCAGGACCCATTTGAAATTGCGGTTAAGCAGCTTGAGAGGGCTGCTCAGTACATGAAGATAAGTGAAGAGGCTCTCGAATTCTTAAAGAGGCCTCAGAGAATTGTTGAAGTTACCATACCAGTTGAGATGGATGATGGTTCTGTAAAGGTCTTCACAGGATTTAGAGTCCAATACAACTGGGCTAGGGGTCCAACTAAGGGTGGAATTAGGTGGCACCCCGAGGAAACGCTCAGCACAGTTAAGGCTCTTGCCGCTTGGATGACTTGGAAGACCGCTGTTATGGACTTACCATACGGTGGAGGTAAGGGTGGAATAATAGTTGATCCCAAGAAGCTCTCAGACAGGGAGAAGGAGAGGCTCGCAAGGGGATACATAAGGGCAATATACGACGTAATAAGCCCATATGAGGACATCCCAGCTCCAGACGTTTACACCAACCCACAGATAATGGCTTGGATGATGGATGAGTACGAGACAATAGCAAGGAGGAAGACCCCTGCCTTTGGAATAATCACAGGAAAGCCACTCAGCATTGGAGGATCACTTGGAAGGAACGAGGCTACTGCAAGGGGAGCTTCATACACAATTAGAGAGGCCGCAAAGGTTCTTGGATGGGATGACCTCAAGGGCAAGACAATAGCGATCCAGGGTTATGGTAACGCAGGTTACTATTTAGCTAAGATAATGAGCGAGGACTACGGAATGAAGGTCGTTGCGGTAAGCGACAGTAAGGGTGGAATCTACAACCCAGATGGACTTAACGCTGATGAGGTTCTCAAGTGGAAGAGGGAGCATGGCTCAGTTAAGGACTTCCCAGGAGCCACTAACATAACCAACGAGGAGCTCCTAGAGCTTGAGGTTGATGTTCTCGCACCAGCTGCAATTGAGGAAGTCATAACCAAGAAGAACGCTGATAACATCAAGGCTAAGATCGTTGCAGAGGTAGCTAACGGTCCAGTCACACCAGAAGCTGACGAGATACTCTTCGAGAAGGGAATCCTCCAGATACCAGACTTCCTATGTAACGCAGGTGGTGTGACAGTCAGTTACTTCGAGTGGGTTCAGAACATAACGGGTTACTACTGGACACTAGAGGAGGTCAGGGAGAAGCTTGACAAGAAGATGACCAAGGCATTCTACGACGTCTACAATACTGCAAAGGAGAAGAACATCCACATGAGAGATGCAGCATACGTCGTTGCAGTCCAGAGAGTCTACCAGGCAATGCTTGACCGTGGTTGGGTCAAGCACTGA
- the lrpA gene encoding HTH-type transcriptional regulator LrpA, with translation MVDERDKIILDILSKDARTPFTEIAKILGISETAVRKRVKALEEKGIIEGYTIKINPKKLGYSLVTITGVDTRPEKLFEVAEKLKEFEFVRELYLSSGDHMIMAVIWAKDGEDLADIISNKIGKIDGVTKVCPAIILERLK, from the coding sequence ATGGTTGATGAGAGGGACAAGATAATACTTGATATTTTATCAAAGGATGCGAGAACCCCATTTACCGAGATAGCCAAGATACTTGGCATAAGCGAGACTGCTGTGAGGAAGAGAGTTAAGGCTCTTGAGGAGAAGGGCATCATAGAGGGATACACAATAAAGATTAACCCCAAGAAATTGGGATACTCATTAGTTACAATAACTGGGGTCGATACGAGGCCAGAGAAGCTCTTTGAAGTCGCTGAAAAGCTTAAAGAGTTTGAATTCGTGAGGGAGCTTTACCTATCTAGTGGAGATCACATGATAATGGCCGTCATCTGGGCCAAGGACGGGGAGGACTTAGCTGATATAATATCTAACAAGATTGGCAAAATAGATGGCGTAACAAAGGTTTGCCCAGCAATAATCTTAGAGAGGCTCAAATAG
- a CDS encoding gamma carbonic anhydrase family protein: MVVYELNGKKPKIHPSAFIDESAVVIGDVVLEEKTSVWPSAVLRGDIERIYVGKYSNVQDNVSIHTSHGYPTEIGEYVTIGHNAVVHGAKIGNYVIIGIGSVILDGAKIGDHVIIGAGAVVPPNKEIPDYSLVLGVPGKVVRQLTEEEIEWTKKNAEIYVELAEKHLKGRRKL; the protein is encoded by the coding sequence ATGGTGGTTTACGAGCTAAATGGTAAAAAACCTAAAATTCATCCCTCAGCTTTCATAGACGAGAGCGCCGTTGTAATAGGGGACGTAGTCTTGGAAGAGAAGACGAGCGTTTGGCCTTCTGCAGTTTTAAGGGGGGACATTGAGAGGATATACGTCGGCAAATACTCAAACGTTCAAGACAATGTTAGCATACACACGTCTCATGGATATCCCACTGAAATTGGGGAGTACGTTACAATAGGTCACAATGCAGTAGTTCACGGTGCGAAGATAGGGAATTATGTCATAATTGGAATAGGGTCGGTAATATTGGATGGAGCCAAGATAGGGGACCATGTGATAATTGGTGCAGGGGCTGTAGTTCCTCCAAACAAGGAGATCCCAGATTACAGCTTAGTTCTTGGAGTCCCTGGCAAGGTCGTTAGGCAGTTAACTGAAGAGGAGATTGAGTGGACTAAAAAGAACGCGGAGATATACGTTGAGTTAGCGGAGAAGCATCTCAAGGGGAGAAGGAAACTATGA
- the uppS gene encoding polyprenyl diphosphate synthase: MIYGILSHVPKIFFKPAYDLYERYLLEKVKAGVLPKHVAIIMDGNRRWAKKREKPPWYGHLFGSKKLEEILEWCHELGIRILTVYAFSTENFKRSKEEVERLMQLFEQKFRELVTDKRVHEYGVRVNVIGRKELLPKSVRDAAEEAERATRKYNNYVLNVAIAYGGRSEIVDAVKDIVRDVMDGKLRVEDIDEELLKKYLYVPNMPDPDIVIRTGGEVRISNFLLYQIAYSELFFVDVYFPEFRKIDFLRIIREFQKRERRFGR, encoded by the coding sequence ATGATATACGGAATTCTTTCTCACGTCCCTAAAATATTTTTCAAGCCTGCTTACGACCTTTATGAAAGGTACCTCCTCGAGAAGGTAAAGGCCGGTGTTCTTCCAAAGCACGTAGCGATAATCATGGATGGCAACAGGAGATGGGCTAAGAAGCGTGAGAAGCCTCCATGGTATGGTCACCTCTTTGGTTCTAAGAAGCTAGAGGAAATTCTTGAGTGGTGTCATGAGCTTGGGATAAGGATACTAACGGTATACGCATTTTCTACGGAGAACTTCAAGAGGTCAAAGGAAGAAGTTGAAAGGCTAATGCAGTTGTTTGAGCAGAAATTCAGGGAGCTGGTAACTGATAAGAGGGTTCATGAGTATGGTGTTAGGGTGAACGTCATAGGCAGGAAGGAGCTCCTTCCGAAAAGCGTAAGGGATGCTGCGGAAGAGGCTGAGAGGGCAACTAGAAAATACAATAATTACGTTTTGAACGTTGCAATAGCTTACGGTGGGAGGAGTGAAATTGTAGATGCAGTAAAAGATATCGTTAGGGATGTTATGGATGGTAAGCTTAGGGTCGAAGACATTGACGAGGAGTTACTAAAGAAGTACCTCTACGTTCCCAACATGCCTGATCCAGACATAGTTATAAGAACTGGTGGTGAGGTCAGAATCAGCAACTTTCTTCTATACCAAATAGCTTACAGTGAGCTGTTCTTCGTCGATGTTTACTTCCCAGAATTCAGGAAGATAGATTTCCTCAGAATAATAAGGGAATTTCAGAAGAGGGAAAGAAGGTTTGGTCGTTAA
- a CDS encoding deoxycytidylate deaminase has protein sequence MKIEIVLDKEKAERIKKIRPTKDEYFMLIAKLVSLRATCPRLRVGAVAVKDGYILATGYNGAPRNMDHCIDVGCIMVDGHCHRAVHAEQNVIAMAARKGISLEGATLYVTHFPCDTCLKLLINAGIKEIVYEEMYPNEVTEMLLKEAQEKGLIKIRQFKLSKERVKEFLEELFPEFCGCEED, from the coding sequence ATGAAGATCGAGATAGTTCTAGACAAAGAGAAAGCCGAGAGGATTAAGAAGATTAGGCCAACTAAGGATGAGTACTTTATGCTTATAGCAAAGCTGGTTTCCCTTAGGGCAACATGTCCAAGGTTGAGGGTTGGGGCCGTTGCAGTGAAAGATGGGTATATCTTAGCTACGGGATACAACGGAGCGCCCAGGAACATGGATCATTGTATAGATGTGGGATGTATAATGGTTGATGGGCACTGTCATAGGGCTGTCCACGCGGAGCAGAACGTCATAGCGATGGCCGCTAGAAAAGGTATAAGTCTCGAAGGGGCAACTCTTTACGTAACCCACTTTCCGTGTGATACGTGCCTAAAGTTACTTATAAACGCGGGAATAAAGGAGATAGTTTATGAAGAGATGTATCCAAATGAAGTCACAGAGATGCTCCTCAAAGAGGCCCAGGAGAAGGGGTTAATTAAGATAAGGCAATTCAAGCTTTCGAAGGAAAGGGTCAAGGAATTCCTTGAAGAGCTCTTCCCAGAGTTCTGCGGTTGCGAGGAGGATTAA
- a CDS encoding M48 family metallopeptidase: MMLILLLLIQITILMKTLGVLNGLVVTTILLIGLILLCRFSLKMKLPKSRYSRITWEDMPWLYDGIARMANRARIQTPTIYIEDNPIPIAYSFQNSIVLSAGLFEILDRDEILAVAAHEIGHIKNGDTFLFPLLRYGKYVMGIMTLITVFIAKNSLTSLISVGVFLTYMVTLLRFLRKREFKADRIALQIAEVPYALKTALEELKFYEESMLGKDTPLPTIQPSLDRKENNYNQQTILFSTHPTYEERIAKIMSIVDMYRRLELLK; the protein is encoded by the coding sequence ATGATGCTAATACTCCTTCTCTTGATTCAGATCACAATACTTATGAAAACTTTAGGGGTATTGAATGGATTAGTTGTCACAACGATCCTCCTGATTGGGCTTATACTATTATGTAGATTTTCTTTGAAAATGAAACTTCCAAAGTCAAGGTACTCAAGGATAACGTGGGAGGATATGCCATGGCTATACGATGGAATAGCTAGGATGGCCAACAGGGCCAGGATCCAAACCCCAACAATTTACATAGAGGACAACCCAATACCAATTGCCTACTCATTCCAAAATTCAATAGTCCTGTCGGCTGGTCTATTTGAGATACTCGACAGAGATGAGATATTAGCAGTTGCTGCCCATGAGATTGGTCATATAAAAAACGGTGACACATTTTTGTTCCCACTTTTAAGGTACGGAAAATACGTCATGGGAATTATGACGCTCATAACTGTTTTCATAGCTAAAAACTCTCTAACTAGTCTAATTTCAGTTGGAGTATTCTTAACCTATATGGTTACACTCTTAAGGTTCCTCAGAAAGAGGGAGTTCAAGGCCGATAGAATTGCCCTTCAAATAGCGGAAGTCCCCTATGCCCTAAAAACTGCACTTGAAGAGCTTAAATTTTATGAAGAGAGCATGCTTGGAAAAGATACACCGTTACCAACAATTCAACCATCCCTTGATAGGAAAGAGAATAACTATAACCAGCAGACAATTTTATTCAGCACGCATCCCACGTACGAAGAGAGGATAGCAAAGATTATGTCAATTGTTGATATGTACAGAAGGCTGGAGCTCCTGAAGTGA
- a CDS encoding BlaI/MecI/CopY family transcriptional regulator gives MEPSEFKLNQKGIKAVLPSLEAEIMEYMWEIKEGTAGEVFEYLKKKHPEIRRSTVSILMNRLCEKGLLTRRMDRGRGGIRYIYTITTTREEFERKVVEKIIDSLLANFREATYAYLAKKIKK, from the coding sequence ATGGAGCCCAGTGAATTCAAGCTAAATCAGAAGGGAATAAAGGCAGTTCTACCCTCGTTAGAGGCGGAAATAATGGAATACATGTGGGAGATAAAGGAAGGAACCGCCGGGGAGGTTTTTGAGTACTTGAAGAAAAAGCACCCCGAAATCAGAAGGTCTACCGTGAGCATACTCATGAACAGACTCTGTGAGAAGGGATTGTTAACGAGAAGAATGGATAGAGGAAGGGGAGGGATAAGGTACATATATACTATCACAACTACGAGAGAGGAGTTCGAAAGGAAAGTTGTTGAAAAGATAATAGATTCATTGCTCGCGAACTTCAGAGAGGCTACATACGCTTACCTAGCAAAGAAAATCAAAAAGTGA
- a CDS encoding DUF2304 domain-containing protein: MYTIQYLAIAMIFILMGYTIFRYRLEKLELSDLIVWEAFLVILLIIAIEPIKISMEIKKIFGLGRGLDALFVLTIGLAYVLLFKLYLDIDKVEREITKLNRELAIRLKEIEDKIERKP, translated from the coding sequence GTGTATACAATACAGTACCTGGCAATAGCGATGATTTTCATTTTAATGGGATACACAATTTTTAGGTATAGACTTGAGAAGCTTGAGCTGTCCGATTTAATAGTATGGGAAGCATTTCTCGTAATTTTGCTGATAATAGCTATAGAGCCAATTAAGATTTCCATGGAAATCAAAAAGATATTTGGCCTTGGAAGGGGCTTAGATGCTCTCTTCGTTCTAACGATAGGGCTAGCCTACGTTTTACTGTTCAAGCTTTACCTCGACATCGACAAAGTTGAAAGGGAGATAACAAAATTAAACAGGGAGTTAGCTATAAGACTCAAGGAAATTGAGGATAAAATTGAACGAAAACCTTAA
- a CDS encoding glycosyltransferase family 2 protein, whose protein sequence is MRLDKVRVENENDKELIAFINSLGIEINENALPIIGRYYVEILGTRYEAESFDELKSLVGRLMKTYIVMPAYNEEKTIGDVLDSLLRVFPRENIIVVDDGSRDRTREIAKSKGVHVVSHIINRGLGGALGTGIRYAVYKGAEIVVTFDADGQHIVEDALRVIKPVAEGKTDLAIGSRFKGNLNQMPLVKRVGNIALNLITAIFAFRYISDTQSGLRAFSRNCASRVKITCDGYAVSSEIIVEASRKKCRIVEIPITAVYTEYSMKKGTNVIEGIKIALNLFVDLFRR, encoded by the coding sequence GTGAGGTTAGATAAGGTCAGAGTCGAGAATGAGAATGACAAAGAGTTAATCGCATTTATTAACTCCCTCGGAATTGAGATAAACGAAAACGCCCTTCCGATAATTGGAAGATATTACGTCGAAATTCTTGGAACTAGATATGAAGCTGAATCTTTTGATGAGCTAAAATCACTCGTAGGTAGGTTAATGAAGACTTACATAGTTATGCCCGCCTATAATGAGGAGAAAACGATAGGAGATGTTCTCGATTCATTATTAAGGGTATTTCCCAGGGAAAACATTATCGTCGTAGATGATGGGAGCAGAGATAGAACAAGGGAAATAGCAAAGTCAAAGGGCGTTCACGTTGTTAGTCACATAATCAATAGAGGCCTAGGGGGGGCCCTTGGAACTGGAATAAGGTATGCAGTATATAAGGGAGCTGAAATCGTGGTTACATTTGATGCGGATGGCCAGCATATAGTGGAGGATGCGCTGAGGGTGATAAAGCCTGTCGCCGAGGGCAAGACAGATTTAGCCATAGGAAGTAGGTTTAAAGGCAATCTAAACCAAATGCCTCTCGTCAAAAGAGTAGGAAACATTGCATTGAACTTGATAACAGCGATCTTTGCATTTAGATACATCTCGGACACCCAAAGCGGATTAAGGGCATTTTCAAGGAACTGTGCATCGAGAGTAAAGATAACCTGCGATGGCTACGCAGTTTCCAGCGAGATAATAGTTGAAGCCTCCAGGAAAAAGTGCAGAATTGTAGAAATACCCATAACTGCGGTTTACACGGAGTACTCTATGAAGAAGGGGACAAACGTTATTGAGGGGATTAAGATAGCGCTCAACTTGTTTGTAGACCTCTTTAGGAGGTGA
- the prf1 gene encoding peptide chain release factor aRF-1, with translation MTRHDAQLYELKKKIEELKKIRGRGTELISLYIPAGYDLSKVMQQLREEYSTAQNIKSKTTRKNVLGALERAMQHLKLYKQTPENGLALFVGNVSEMEGNTDIRLWAIVPPEPLNVRLYRCDQTFVTEPLEEMLRVKDAYGLITVEKNEATIGLLRGKRIEVLDELTSNVPGKTRAGGQSARRYERIREQETHEFMKRIGEHANRVFLPLLEKGELKGIIVGGPGPTKEDFVEGDYLHHELKKKIIGVVDISYHGEYGLRELVEKASDILRDHEVIREKKLVNEFLKHVVKDTGLATYGEREVRRALEIGAVDTLLISEGYDKVRVRAKCNHCGWEELKTMSEEEFEVYKKKLTRCPKCGSQNLTIEKWDVAEELIKMAEEAGSDVEIISLDTEEGQQFYRAFGGLGAILRFKI, from the coding sequence ATGACGCGCCATGACGCTCAACTTTATGAATTAAAGAAGAAAATTGAGGAGCTTAAGAAGATTCGAGGGCGAGGCACGGAGTTAATCTCACTTTACATTCCAGCTGGTTACGATCTGAGCAAAGTTATGCAACAGCTCAGGGAAGAATACAGTACAGCCCAGAATATAAAGTCCAAGACCACGAGAAAGAACGTCCTTGGAGCTTTAGAGAGGGCCATGCAACACTTAAAACTGTACAAGCAAACCCCCGAAAATGGATTGGCCCTCTTCGTTGGGAACGTCAGCGAGATGGAAGGGAACACTGACATAAGGCTCTGGGCTATAGTTCCTCCAGAGCCATTAAACGTTAGACTTTATCGATGTGATCAGACATTTGTAACTGAACCGCTCGAGGAGATGCTTAGGGTTAAGGATGCTTATGGTTTAATTACCGTAGAGAAGAACGAAGCGACGATAGGCTTGCTTAGGGGTAAGAGAATAGAGGTTCTTGATGAGCTAACATCTAACGTCCCAGGGAAGACTAGGGCTGGAGGTCAGTCCGCTCGAAGATACGAGAGGATTAGGGAGCAGGAAACCCACGAATTCATGAAGAGAATTGGAGAACACGCCAACAGGGTGTTCCTTCCTTTATTGGAGAAAGGAGAACTTAAAGGGATAATAGTTGGTGGTCCTGGACCAACAAAGGAGGACTTCGTTGAGGGAGATTACCTGCACCACGAGCTCAAGAAGAAGATAATTGGAGTCGTTGATATAAGCTATCACGGTGAGTATGGGCTTAGGGAACTCGTTGAGAAGGCAAGTGATATTCTTAGGGATCACGAGGTTATAAGGGAGAAGAAGCTAGTGAATGAGTTTCTGAAGCACGTGGTTAAAGATACTGGATTGGCTACGTACGGTGAGAGGGAAGTTAGGAGGGCCCTTGAGATTGGTGCTGTCGATACGCTTTTGATAAGCGAAGGCTACGACAAGGTTAGGGTTAGGGCAAAGTGCAACCACTGTGGCTGGGAAGAGCTCAAGACCATGAGCGAGGAGGAATTTGAAGTTTACAAGAAGAAGCTCACAAGATGTCCTAAGTGCGGAAGTCAAAACTTGACAATAGAGAAGTGGGATGTTGCCGAGGAATTAATAAAAATGGCAGAGGAAGCAGGTTCAGACGTTGAAATAATCTCGCTTGACACCGAAGAGGGACAGCAGTTCTACAGGGCCTTCGGGGGACTTGGGGCTATCTTGAGGTTCAAGATTTAA